One window of Gammaproteobacteria bacterium genomic DNA carries:
- a CDS encoding fructose-bisphosphate aldolase class II has protein sequence MALISLRQLLDHAAEHNYGVPAFNVNNLEQMRAIMEAAAETDSPVIVQASAGARKYAGSPFLRHLILAAIEEWPDIPVVMHQDHGVSPAVCQRSIQLGFSSVMMDGSLKEDGKSPASYEYNVDVTRRTVEMAHACGVSVEGELGCLGSLETGMAGEEDGIGAEGHLDHSQLLTDPEEAADFVKKTKVDALAIAIGTSHGAYKFTRPPTGDILAIERVKEIHARIPNTHLVMHGSSSVPQEWLKIINSYGGDMGETYGVPVEEIVEGIKHGVRKVNIDTDLRMASTGAMRKTMADNPKEFDPRKFFAATIKAMKEICKARYEAFGTAGNASKIKPVSLEAMVKRYDKGELEPKVT, from the coding sequence ATGGCCTTGATATCACTTCGTCAGTTACTGGACCACGCCGCGGAACACAATTACGGAGTTCCGGCGTTCAACGTCAACAATCTGGAGCAGATGCGCGCCATCATGGAGGCCGCGGCCGAGACCGACAGCCCGGTGATCGTGCAGGCCTCCGCTGGCGCGCGCAAATACGCCGGTTCGCCGTTCCTGCGCCATCTGATCCTGGCCGCCATCGAGGAATGGCCGGACATCCCGGTCGTCATGCATCAGGACCACGGCGTCAGCCCGGCGGTGTGCCAGCGGTCGATCCAGCTGGGATTCTCCTCGGTGATGATGGACGGCTCCCTGAAGGAGGACGGCAAGAGCCCGGCCTCGTATGAGTACAACGTGGACGTGACGCGCAGGACGGTCGAAATGGCCCATGCCTGCGGCGTGTCCGTGGAAGGTGAACTGGGTTGCCTCGGGTCGCTGGAGACCGGCATGGCCGGCGAAGAGGACGGCATCGGCGCCGAGGGTCATCTCGACCACAGCCAGCTGCTGACCGACCCCGAGGAAGCGGCCGATTTCGTCAAGAAGACCAAGGTCGACGCCCTGGCCATCGCCATCGGCACCAGCCACGGCGCCTACAAGTTCACCCGTCCGCCGACCGGCGACATCCTCGCCATCGAACGCGTCAAGGAGATCCATGCGCGCATCCCGAACACGCACCTGGTGATGCACGGCTCGAGTTCCGTCCCGCAGGAATGGCTGAAGATCATCAACAGCTACGGCGGTGACATGGGCGAGACCTATGGCGTGCCGGTCGAGGAGATCGTGGAAGGCATCAAGCACGGCGTGCGCAAGGTCAACATCGACACCGACCTGCGCATGGCCTCCACCGGCGCGATGCGCAAGACCATGGCGGACAATCCCAAGGAATTCGATCCGCGCAAGTTCTTCGCCGCGACCATCAAGGCCATGAAAGAGATCTGCAAGGCCCGCTACGAGGCCTTCGGCACCGCTGGCAACGCCTCCAAGATCAAACCGGTCTCGCTGGAGGCCATGGTCAAGCGCTACGACAAGGGCGAGTTGGAGCCGAAGGTGACTTGA
- a CDS encoding outer membrane beta-barrel protein, which translates to MSFPIQADQWAVTPSVQMRASHDDNINLSVDNPISVWGSSISPLLDLSKRSAASSYGIGGRLIFNRYSEESVQDTNIQLLTFSGRTATRLSRFGLSGSYKRDTTFATVTDTSSDDDDGQLAGDVDAGLVRTQVRRNRLLLRPSWRYTLSEVMSIDMRYMFNDTTYSGDGSEVLTDYLRQSAELTVIRRLSERSNITATAGAGRYTTSGEGTDTDDYSLSAGFRHEFSPMLTMQVGVGVRSAISTVDNSDVETTGALINASLSGNLSELTTYRITASENFQPSGIGSLVLSDSLSWDMSHDLSQKLSVSLWATAFRNQSVDFNRAASDRTHYDVEPGFRWKLGREWSMDGSYRYRWQKYRDDDEAASSNAIYLAVNYAWPRMAVSR; encoded by the coding sequence ATGTCATTTCCAATCCAGGCGGATCAGTGGGCGGTGACGCCATCAGTGCAGATGCGGGCATCGCATGATGACAATATCAATTTGAGCGTCGATAACCCGATCTCAGTATGGGGCAGCTCCATATCGCCCCTCTTGGATTTAAGCAAGCGCAGTGCCGCCAGTTCGTACGGAATCGGTGGCAGGCTGATATTCAACCGCTATTCAGAGGAAAGCGTTCAGGACACGAATATCCAGTTATTGACGTTTTCAGGTCGTACCGCTACCCGGCTGAGCAGGTTTGGATTGTCCGGATCATATAAGCGTGACACCACGTTCGCGACGGTTACGGATACCTCCAGCGATGACGATGACGGGCAGCTAGCAGGTGATGTCGATGCCGGTCTGGTGCGGACTCAGGTGAGGCGCAATCGTCTTCTGCTGCGCCCAAGCTGGAGATATACCCTGTCTGAGGTTATGTCGATCGATATGCGGTACATGTTCAATGACACTACGTATAGCGGAGACGGTAGCGAGGTGCTGACGGATTATCTTCGTCAGAGCGCCGAACTTACCGTGATCCGCAGGCTGTCCGAGCGGTCAAACATAACGGCTACTGCCGGCGCCGGACGATATACCACCTCCGGAGAAGGTACCGACACCGACGATTACAGCCTGAGCGCGGGATTCAGGCACGAATTCTCGCCGATGCTGACGATGCAGGTGGGCGTGGGGGTTCGGTCCGCCATATCAACCGTCGACAATTCGGACGTGGAAACAACCGGGGCGTTGATAAATGCCAGTCTGAGCGGAAACCTCTCCGAGTTGACAACCTACCGCATAACCGCCAGCGAGAACTTTCAGCCGAGCGGTATCGGCTCGCTTGTGCTGAGTGACAGCCTGAGCTGGGACATGTCCCATGATCTTTCGCAGAAATTGTCCGTTTCACTCTGGGCAACCGCGTTCAGGAATCAATCCGTCGATTTCAACAGGGCCGCGTCGGACCGGACTCATTATGATGTCGAGCCGGGCTTTCGCTGGAAGCTGGGCAGGGAATGGAGCATGGACGGCTCCTATCGTTACCGGTGGCAGAAGTATCGGGATGATGACGAGGCGGCAAGCAGCAACGCGATATATCTGGCCGTCAACTATGCCTGGCCGAGGATGGCGGTTTCGCGTTGA
- a CDS encoding undecaprenyl-phosphate glucose phosphotransferase: protein MFPVLKKASEGNFRSFRGVIRGHHYDISTLLRFIDALLVGVSLWAVIWFFSEVGDYRYTLTAILAMGLFFVIGQFMDIYRVRRGASIFQEMVQLCLVWMGVLLVLLLIGYATKSSEEFSRRVILTWITIAPMVLIAWRSFIHYSLGVLRRNGFNTCKVAIVGARDLGAEFARTILDSKWMGLMPVGFYDDRKPAGNRPLVNEPVKVVGDLGALVKHAREGKIDAIYITLPMRAEERIKKLLTQLSDTTVSVHLVPDFFVYNLMNAGLSNIGQFPIVSIHETPFNGVDGWIKRLEDIVLSSVILTLISIPMLIIALGVKLSSPGPVLYKQNRYGLRGNRIEVWKFRSMTVCETEGEVKQAQQSDSRITAFGAYLRRTSLDELPQFINVLQGSMSIVGPRPHAVIHNEEYRKLINGYMLRHKVKPGITGLAQINGWRGETDTLDKMEMRIEYDLDYIKNWSLWLDFKIIFLTVFKGFSGKNVY, encoded by the coding sequence ATGTTTCCTGTTTTGAAGAAGGCATCGGAGGGCAACTTCCGTTCCTTCAGGGGAGTCATTCGCGGTCATCACTATGATATTTCCACGCTCCTGCGTTTCATCGATGCCCTACTGGTAGGGGTATCCCTGTGGGCTGTCATTTGGTTTTTCAGCGAGGTCGGAGACTATCGCTACACTCTGACGGCAATCCTGGCCATGGGTCTGTTCTTCGTCATCGGTCAGTTCATGGATATCTACCGTGTGCGGCGCGGGGCGTCTATTTTTCAGGAGATGGTTCAGTTATGCCTGGTCTGGATGGGGGTGCTGCTTGTCCTGTTGCTGATCGGGTACGCCACGAAGAGCTCGGAGGAGTTCTCGCGACGTGTCATCCTGACCTGGATAACCATCGCGCCGATGGTGCTGATCGCCTGGCGCAGCTTTATTCACTATTCCCTGGGGGTGTTGCGCCGCAATGGATTCAATACCTGCAAGGTCGCCATTGTCGGCGCGCGTGATCTGGGTGCGGAGTTCGCCCGAACCATCCTCGACTCGAAATGGATGGGATTGATGCCGGTCGGCTTTTATGACGACAGAAAACCGGCGGGGAACCGCCCATTGGTCAATGAACCGGTCAAAGTGGTCGGTGATCTCGGTGCGCTGGTCAAGCATGCGCGGGAAGGCAAGATCGACGCCATTTATATCACCCTGCCGATGCGCGCCGAAGAGCGGATCAAGAAATTGCTCACCCAGCTATCGGATACCACGGTTTCGGTGCATCTGGTGCCGGATTTCTTCGTCTATAATCTTATGAACGCCGGGCTCAGCAACATCGGTCAGTTCCCCATCGTCAGCATTCATGAGACGCCTTTCAATGGTGTGGACGGTTGGATCAAGCGTCTGGAAGACATCGTGCTGTCCAGCGTCATTCTCACGTTGATCAGCATCCCGATGCTGATCATTGCGCTGGGTGTCAAATTGTCGTCTCCCGGTCCCGTGTTGTACAAACAGAACCGGTACGGCTTGCGCGGAAACAGGATCGAGGTGTGGAAATTCCGCAGCATGACGGTGTGTGAAACCGAGGGCGAGGTCAAACAGGCCCAGCAATCCGATAGCCGCATCACTGCCTTCGGCGCCTATCTGCGAAGGACATCCCTGGACGAACTGCCTCAGTTCATCAATGTGCTTCAGGGCAGCATGTCCATCGTCGGGCCGCGTCCTCATGCGGTGATTCATAATGAGGAATACCGCAAGCTGATCAATGGGTATATGCTGCGCCACAAGGTCAAGCCGGGTATTACCGGGCTGGCCCAGATCAATGGTTGGCGAGGGGAAACGGATACCTTGGACAAGATGGAAATGCGCATCGAATACGATCTCGACTATATTAAGAACTGGTCGTTATGGCTGGACTTCAAGATCATATTCTTGACGGTATTTAAAGGATTTTCCGGTAAGAACGTTTATTGA
- a CDS encoding polysaccharide biosynthesis/export family protein, which yields MRAEWVRESRYRRVGTWTVVFLCVMLGLASPGFTQERTIVAGELSGDYLIGPDDLLDISVWKEDTLQRKVVVRPDGKISFPLIGEIPAAARPAEEIQKEITQRLKKYIPEPVVTVVVEKVASYKIYVIGEVKNSGQYQVGHYLDVVQALALAGGLTAYAAENKIRILRRENGVEIAIPFEYAKVKSGTDLKQNIILRRGDVVVVP from the coding sequence ATGCGTGCTGAATGGGTAAGAGAGTCGCGCTACCGGAGAGTTGGCACATGGACGGTGGTGTTCCTGTGCGTGATGCTGGGTCTGGCAAGCCCCGGATTTACTCAGGAGCGGACGATAGTCGCCGGTGAGCTCAGCGGAGATTACCTGATCGGTCCGGATGATCTGTTGGACATAAGCGTATGGAAGGAAGATACGCTGCAACGCAAGGTTGTGGTGAGGCCGGATGGAAAGATCTCATTTCCATTGATAGGCGAGATTCCCGCCGCGGCCCGCCCCGCGGAGGAAATTCAGAAGGAAATAACGCAGCGGTTGAAGAAATATATCCCCGAGCCGGTAGTGACCGTGGTGGTTGAGAAAGTCGCCTCCTACAAAATATACGTGATTGGTGAAGTGAAGAACTCCGGTCAATACCAGGTGGGTCATTATCTGGACGTCGTTCAGGCCTTGGCGTTGGCGGGCGGATTGACCGCATATGCCGCCGAAAACAAGATAAGGATATTGCGTCGCGAGAATGGCGTCGAGATCGCCATTCCGTTCGAGTACGCCAAAGTAAAATCAGGGACCGATCTCAAGCAGAACATCATCCTGAGGCGTGGTGATGTGGTTGTTGTTCCCTGA
- the tviB gene encoding Vi polysaccharide biosynthesis UDP-N-acetylglucosamine C-6 dehydrogenase TviB translates to MLNLNDIRIGVIGLGYVGLPLAVALGAHFPTVGFDINRRRISELREGRDNTLEVSPEELANIPKLTYSDNAEGIASCNFFIVTVPTPIDAYKRPDLTPLVSASNTVGKVLKKGDVVVYESTVYPGCTEEICVPLLEKSSGLVFNRDFFAGYSPERINPGDKQHRLATIAKVTSGSTPEAADLVNAVYARVITAGTHKASSIRVAEAAKVIENTQRDVNIALINELALIFNRLGIDTLEVLEAAGTKWNFLPFRPGLVGGHCIGVDPYYLTHKAQEIGYHPEVILAGRRINDNMGGYVAGRVMRLMTERRIPMADSRILILGFAFKENCPDLRNTRVVDIAAELKGYHAQVDIHDPWINAEEAEHEYGIRPIVSPGPGSYDAVILAVAHQQFRDLGIAGIRRLGKPNAVVYDVKSLFPADQVDGRL, encoded by the coding sequence ATGTTGAACCTCAACGATATCCGCATCGGCGTCATCGGCCTGGGCTACGTCGGCCTTCCGCTGGCCGTGGCCCTGGGCGCACATTTCCCCACTGTCGGATTCGATATCAACCGACGCCGTATCAGCGAGCTTCGGGAGGGGCGGGACAACACCCTCGAGGTCAGCCCGGAAGAACTGGCCAATATCCCAAAACTGACCTACAGCGACAACGCGGAAGGCATCGCCTCATGTAATTTCTTCATCGTCACCGTCCCGACGCCGATCGACGCCTACAAACGTCCGGATCTCACTCCTCTGGTCTCCGCGAGCAACACTGTCGGCAAGGTGCTCAAAAAGGGGGATGTAGTCGTCTACGAATCCACCGTATATCCGGGCTGCACGGAAGAGATCTGCGTGCCCCTGCTGGAAAAGAGCTCGGGTCTGGTATTCAACCGGGACTTCTTTGCCGGTTACAGCCCGGAACGCATCAATCCCGGCGACAAGCAGCATCGTCTCGCAACCATCGCCAAAGTCACTTCGGGCTCGACCCCGGAGGCGGCCGACCTCGTAAACGCCGTATATGCGCGCGTCATCACAGCCGGCACACACAAGGCGAGCAGCATCCGCGTGGCGGAAGCCGCGAAGGTCATCGAAAATACGCAACGTGATGTCAACATTGCCCTGATCAATGAGCTCGCGCTGATCTTCAACCGGCTTGGCATCGATACGCTGGAAGTGCTGGAAGCAGCCGGCACCAAATGGAACTTCCTGCCCTTCCGGCCCGGGCTCGTCGGCGGCCACTGTATCGGCGTCGATCCTTACTATCTGACCCACAAGGCGCAGGAAATCGGTTACCACCCCGAGGTGATCCTCGCTGGCCGTCGCATCAACGACAATATGGGCGGTTATGTTGCCGGTCGCGTAATGCGACTGATGACCGAGCGCCGCATACCGATGGCTGACTCAAGAATCCTTATCCTCGGTTTCGCGTTCAAGGAAAATTGCCCGGACCTACGCAACACGCGTGTCGTCGACATTGCGGCTGAACTGAAGGGATACCACGCCCAAGTCGACATCCACGACCCGTGGATCAATGCTGAGGAAGCTGAACATGAATACGGCATCCGTCCCATCGTCAGCCCGGGCCCCGGCAGTTATGACGCTGTAATTCTTGCAGTCGCACACCAGCAGTTCCGTGATCTCGGCATCGCCGGTATCCGTCGCCTGGGCAAACCGAACGCGGTGGTTTACGATGTAAAATCCCTGTTCCCGGCGGACCAGGTGGATGGGCGTCTCTAA
- a CDS encoding UDP-glucose/GDP-mannose dehydrogenase family protein, translated as MKITIFGSGYVGLVTGTCLAEVGNDVLCVDIDTRKIAKLKQGQIPIYEPGLDDLVHNNLKAGRLNFTTDVAEGVAHGLFQFIAVGTPPGEDGSADLQYVLEVARGIGRHMSEYRVIVNKSTVPVGTADKVKAAVLKEQEARRIDIEFDVVSNPEFLKEGAAIDDFMRPDRIIVGTDNPRTTELLRALYAPFNRNHERIIRMDIRSAELTKYAANAMLATKISFMNELSNMAERLGADIEQVRIGIGSDPRIGYHFIYPGVGYGGSCFPKDVKALEHTAQQIGYSAELLRAVEAVNDRQKQTLYRKIDRHFGGDLKGKVIALWGLAFKPNTDDMREAPSRVLMEALWAAGASVRAYDPEAMQETRHIYGDHTGLTLCESQDDAIQGADALAIVTEWNTFRSPDFKRLKNTLRNTVIFDGRNLYNPDIVKQAGLKYYSIGRGEQPL; from the coding sequence ATGAAAATTACTATTTTTGGTTCGGGTTACGTCGGCCTCGTCACAGGCACCTGCCTGGCGGAGGTCGGCAACGACGTACTCTGCGTCGACATCGACACGCGGAAGATCGCCAAGCTCAAACAGGGGCAGATCCCCATCTACGAGCCGGGCCTCGATGATCTGGTCCACAACAACCTGAAGGCCGGCAGGCTGAACTTCACGACGGATGTCGCGGAAGGCGTGGCGCATGGCCTGTTCCAGTTCATCGCCGTCGGCACACCGCCCGGTGAGGATGGCTCCGCCGACCTGCAATATGTCCTGGAGGTGGCCCGCGGCATCGGTCGGCATATGAGCGAGTATCGCGTCATCGTCAACAAATCAACGGTCCCCGTGGGCACCGCGGACAAAGTAAAGGCTGCGGTCCTAAAGGAACAGGAGGCGCGCCGGATCGACATTGAATTCGATGTCGTTTCCAACCCTGAGTTCCTCAAGGAAGGTGCGGCCATCGATGACTTCATGCGGCCGGACCGCATCATCGTCGGCACCGACAATCCCCGCACGACCGAACTCCTGCGCGCACTGTACGCCCCCTTCAACCGGAATCACGAGCGCATCATCCGCATGGACATCCGCTCGGCCGAGCTCACCAAGTATGCCGCCAACGCGATGCTCGCGACCAAGATCAGTTTCATGAACGAGTTGTCCAACATGGCGGAACGCCTGGGGGCGGACATCGAGCAGGTGCGTATCGGCATCGGCTCCGATCCGCGCATCGGCTATCACTTCATCTACCCCGGGGTCGGCTACGGCGGCTCGTGCTTCCCCAAGGACGTCAAGGCACTGGAACACACCGCCCAGCAGATCGGCTACTCGGCTGAACTGCTGCGCGCGGTCGAGGCCGTGAACGACCGCCAGAAGCAGACCCTGTATCGCAAGATCGACCGGCACTTCGGCGGCGACCTGAAGGGCAAGGTCATCGCGTTGTGGGGGCTCGCATTCAAGCCCAACACCGATGACATGCGCGAGGCGCCGAGCCGCGTGCTGATGGAGGCACTCTGGGCCGCCGGCGCCAGCGTGCGCGCCTACGATCCCGAAGCCATGCAGGAAACCCGGCACATCTATGGCGACCACACTGGGCTCACCTTGTGCGAATCGCAGGATGACGCCATCCAGGGCGCGGACGCCCTGGCTATCGTCACTGAATGGAATACCTTCCGCAGCCCGGACTTCAAGAGACTGAAGAACACCCTGAGAAACACGGTCATTTTCGATGGGCGAAATCTCTATAATCCAGACATCGTAAAACAGGCCGGTTTGAAATATTACTCAATCGGCCGGGGCGAGCAGCCGTTATAA
- a CDS encoding NAD-dependent epimerase, producing MKVLITGTAGFIGSTLAQRLLERGDEVIGVDNVNDYYDVNLKFARLARLNQHDRFTDVRVSLEDQEAMTDTFKTHRPQRVVNLAAQAGVRYSLINPRAYIDSNLVGFTNILEGCRHYQVEHLVYASSSSVYGANTRMPFSVHDNVDHPVSLYAASKKANELMAHTYSHLFQIPTTGLRFFTVYGPWGRPDMALFLFTRNILAGKPIDVFNYGKCRRDFTYIDDIVEGVIRTLDKIPEPNPRWSGDQPDPGTSLAPYRLYNIGNNNPVELMHFIETIERCLGRTAEKNLLPLQPGDVPATYADVDDLMRDVGFKPATSIEQGIEKFITWYREYYKV from the coding sequence ATGAAAGTCCTTATTACCGGTACCGCGGGCTTCATTGGCTCCACCTTGGCGCAGCGTCTTCTGGAGCGCGGTGACGAAGTTATCGGCGTCGATAACGTCAACGATTACTATGACGTGAATCTCAAGTTCGCGCGGTTGGCGCGACTGAATCAGCACGACCGCTTCACCGACGTGCGGGTGAGCCTGGAGGACCAGGAAGCCATGACCGATACGTTCAAGACCCATCGGCCGCAGCGGGTCGTGAATCTGGCCGCCCAGGCCGGCGTGCGCTATTCACTGATCAATCCACGGGCCTATATCGACAGCAATCTGGTCGGATTCACCAACATCCTCGAAGGCTGCCGCCATTACCAAGTGGAACACCTGGTCTATGCCTCCAGCAGCTCGGTCTACGGAGCGAACACCAGGATGCCGTTTTCCGTCCACGACAACGTGGACCACCCGGTCAGCCTCTACGCCGCCAGCAAGAAGGCGAACGAGCTGATGGCACACACATACAGTCATCTGTTCCAAATCCCCACCACCGGGCTGCGCTTCTTCACCGTCTACGGACCGTGGGGACGGCCCGACATGGCGCTGTTCCTGTTCACCCGCAATATCCTCGCCGGCAAGCCGATCGACGTGTTCAACTACGGGAAATGCCGGCGCGATTTCACCTATATCGATGACATCGTCGAAGGCGTGATCAGAACCCTGGACAAGATCCCGGAGCCGAACCCCCGCTGGAGCGGTGATCAGCCGGACCCGGGTACCAGCCTGGCCCCGTATCGGCTCTATAACATCGGGAACAACAATCCCGTCGAGCTGATGCACTTCATCGAGACCATCGAACGCTGCCTGGGCCGGACGGCGGAAAAGAACCTGCTGCCGCTACAGCCGGGCGACGTGCCGGCGACCTATGCGGATGTTGACGATCTGATGCGCGACGTCGGCTTCAAGCCGGCGACCTCGATCGAGCAGGGTATAGAGAAATTCATCACGTGGTATCGCGAGTACTATAAGGTTTAA